ACATACTTTTTTGCAAActtgttattatttttcttcaatattctttttgttgttttctcCATTTCTTTACTTCTAAAAATACATgcaaaaaattttgtttgtaaaaaaaattttaatgaaaaaacaaaacataAGATTACAATGATATTTTCTAAATCTTACTCATTATCAATTTCAACCTCTGTTTGGGAAGTTGAATCTTCAACAACGCGCTTCCTTTTTTGGGATTCCTTCCTGAAACAGTACAAACACACGAGGTAAATAAGgaataaatatttacaaaagacaTCGAAATTAATACTTCTTTGCTATTCTCCGAGGTTGTTTTCTTCTCTTCGGTGTCTCCTGTAAGTCATGTTCAAAATCAGACTCATACTCAGAAACACTTTCACTTTCCAAAGATGAGTGCGATATAACAGTCGTCTTCTTTTGTGGCtcttttgttctttcttttttcctttttttgtctTTTGATTGGTCTCTCAGCTATGCTCTTCTCACGATGccctaaaatagaaaaaaaaacattagttagcataatatatttaaaataatacaccaaaattaaagaaaagatttCTGTTGAGTAACCATTTCATCTTTTATCCCAGCTTCTATTCTTTCAACTAGCTTCTCCCTAGTCCAATGTTGAATCCACGGTGGTTTAGAAATTGTATCCACCGACTTATTCTTGTTTATGAATTCATGAAAATATACAATTATTAGAGTAAAAAGGTAGCCATCAACtgcaaatttctttttcaatttgtgCCCACTAATTCTCTTGATGAGGAAGTTGAGCACATGAACACTCCAATTCCATTCTCGTATTGTGTCTACATGAAGAATGAGGAGCATGTGAACcgaaaaaattttgtttattattatcGGCAACAAGAAGCACTTTTGAATGAAGAGGATGAGTATCCTTTTGAATTTTAGCTGATTTTCTTGCCCATCAACACTCATATCCATCATAGAGTTTGTCAATTGTGACAAAGTCTAGCCTTTGAAGTTTTCAATAACTTCCTTTTGCTCATCACTGattcctttatttttaattttgcttgGATATCACTCCCCTACAACAACagaaaaaatatttcaataacacaaaaataatttaaaaaaaataccaaaatttgATTTACAGAATAGATTACAAAATGAATTTTTACCAGATGCATTCAAGCTAAGGACATCTCCTATTTTTTCATGGGTAATCTCAATTACACTGTAACGCGTGTGCAATGTGTTATAGTACAAATCTAATGAATATGTCAATTTTTTCAGGAGTTTATGCAGCACATTCAAGCCAAGGATATGTGTCATAGCACCAAATCCTAGTTCTTTGACAACAACTTTCTTCTCATTTCTCATGTTGTGGAATATATCATAAATAGATCTTGTGGAGCATCTCAAATAATGAGTTTTCTATAAACAAATGAGAATTATGttacataaatatatttatacaaaaaaattgagttgttctatatatatatatatatatatatatacacttacaTTATATTTTGGTCCTTCCTTTTTTACGGTGCTCCTCTCAGCaactttttttattgttattttttctgtaaagaataaaaaattatattaataggtTTTAACAGCACTAAGTACACCTTAATTTAcatgaaatacaaaataaatacacCGCTATTATCTCTTGATTGCATCACACAATATTAATTCAAAAACACATACAACTCaatcaaacatgcacaaaatgacACCAGAAACACTACAACAATTTTCTATAGGTCAGTTACAACAAATGCATGAACAAAATCCCTTAAAAATGAACAAAAACACATACAAATAACTCAAACATGCGAAAAAAAATCAGAAACACTACAACAAACTTTCTGTTGCTTAATTACAACAAAAAGAAGACAATAGTACCAAGTACACTTCAATTCACATGAAATACACCGAAATATAACCTGAATACACCGCAATTATTTCTTGATTGCATCACCCAATTTCAATTCAAAAACACATGCAACTCaatcaaacatgcacaaaatgatACCAAAAGCACTACAACAAATTTCTATGGGCTAGTTACAACAAATGCATGAATAAAATTCTTCAAAAATAGACAAAAACACGTGCAAATCactcaaacataaaaaaaaacatcaGAAGCACTATAACAACATTTTGTTGCTTAGTTACAAGAAAAAGAGGACAACAACACTAAGTACACCTCAATTCACATGAAATACACCAAAAATTGTTAGTGATTACTACACACGAATTCAATTCGAAACACGCAAATACTCAAACATGCACAAAAACACATTCAAATCCCTCGAACTCATGCAAATATAAGTTAAACTATACGAAAAATACTATGTAACATTTTTACACCGACCTAATATAGTTATCACCAAGTGAACAATATAATGAGAACAGTAATATGTACTTTAACACAAGAACACAAAATGAGTCTACTAAATAAACAGAAATATGACTATCTAGTGTTTCACGATCgaaaatgagaaagagaaaaatgaaaaaattggaCGATTAGTGAACAACAACTTCAATAATCTTTCGTCTtctgtttttgtgtttcttggtAAAGATCTTGAACGTAGCTTTGAGATTTCCTTGAGTTTTCGCGACGATTTTGAGAGATTTTGAATGTTGTTTGAATTTTGATCATTGCAGTTTTGATCGAGGAAAAAGAAGCGCTTTTCATATTAACACTCGCGGTATTGAATAGCGGGAGTGCGTATTTACACGCTCTCTAATCTGAGGTTGGTTTTTGTTAAACTTGGGCCAACTTGATTAGATTTGATTAACAAAaatacttgtatgtgtagcataacTATTTTAGAATTCAACTATAGAACTAATCATTTTTAATCAATATCAgttaatcttttttattatcaaattttaaatctaaattctaactctaaaccttaaaccctttAAACAATGAAGGTTAAAATAatgattttataataaaaaattaattaatattaactaattaaaaattaattcttatacttattcttttaataaatatagtCTCTTATTTTAGGAGCGATTCTTAagaataattaagaaaataaaattacattCTTGTCAGAAAATATAACTTTTGCTAAACAATACGAAAAGGATTGGGAATCTCTAAAGCACCAAATGAATctcaaagaagaaaaacaaaacacctgtttttttatttcattgcCAGTTATTTTCCGCACGTAATATGAATTTTCATATAACATGCCTAATTTCAAGTAACATTCAACCCAATCCGCACCTGTCTTTATTTGTCACGCATTTGTGTTGTTTAAGCACAAATAAAATGATCTGGACACATGGCATGACCGTAAAAAAAATGCTTTGAACATTCCAGTCAAATTATGATGATCACGGTTCAAATAAGTACAAATTTCagttataacttataaataaatattgaatCCACAGATTAATTTCAGATATAATATACATCTACTATCAGTTGATACTAAaatcatttaattttaaaataaatttgtttattCAAAATGATAATATCAAAACATTTTAAAGGTTAAAGAACAACAACCTAATAGCCTCCTTTAAGATCATTGACAACATCATATGGAATGGGAGTGACAGTCTCTAAAGTAGCAGCTTCAACCATGAATCCAGGTTTAGGTCCCTCAGGCTGCCTCTTGGTACTGATTTGTTGTCCATTAGCCTTTGCCTCAGTCTTAAGTTTGTCATTGTTGATCTTCTTGAGGCGGAACTCTTCCGTGCACCTGGAAGGCATAACATGCTCCACACGTACATGAATTCTCTTCCTGATTATTCTGTTCCCCACCTGACTCACACACAAACATTTAGATAATTAATTCATACCGCAGAAACATTTACAAACAAATTCTTTTATTCTCATAAGAAGTAAGCACAACTTTTTTAAGTGTATTAAGTTgttagaagaaattttttttaataaaaaaatctcttttatcttttaatatatttgataaaattttaatagtaaaaataaaaaaattttagaaattataatttaaatttttactttaaaaaaatatttttaacataataactaaataaaaaatatttttatattattactattaaacataattattaagtaaaaaatatttttgtatcaaatatacaaacatcaaattatttttatttttttaaaaaatcttttaaaaattcatttaaaaagaTGTAAAATCTCATCCAAACAAAACCCAATTTACATGATAAGCATCAAAGTTAAAAAGACttgaaaatagttaattaaattaaagaatGCTAAACCTGTATAACCTAATTTGTGTCAGCATGGAATTGACCATTAAAAACAAGCAATTAAATTATGATTTCCGATATTAAAACCCTAATGTGCAAAACAGACATACAAATCACAATGAAATAAACAACAAAAATCATAGTGAATGTTACCTGCTTGTTGACCTCAACACCAATGGCGCATTTCGTGATGTTCCAGACACGACCTGTGCGGCCATGGTAGAACTTGTGAGGCATACCCTTGTGGACAGCGCCATTGACTTTGATGTCGACGTAGTCACCGATATGGTAGGTCCTGAGGTAGGTAGTGAGGGCAATAGTACCCTTCTTCCTAAATGGACGAGAGAACGAATCTCTGGTGCGTGACCTCAAACCATGACCGGCCGGGCATCTTACCTTACTTAAAGCACACCACAATCTAGGATTTTTTCTACTTAAGAAGATAACAACTTCATTATAAATGTTTGTAGAGATTTTTCCTGCTTTTTTTCTTGGGCCATGAATTTTCTTATGCTCCTAATTTTATGGGCTGGAATATAATCTGACTTTTCTTATGTAAAATAACTACCTACCTCTTTAAAAAGATtagattttcttcttttttaaaattatttgtctacgtcctttattattattaaaaattattaattaccattcatctttaaaatacataataaaattattattaagaaaagactttaaaatttgtttaataaatatatttaaaatttatatttttaatatttttctaatttatactCATAATATATATCTTTCATAAATaaactattattattgttattattattattattattggaccGTGTAATGTCCGAAAGATGTGAGAAGATTATAATAAACACGGTAAATAATAGTAATAGACCATATAAATTTAAATGTGATTTATACATAAACATTTTACAAACATGCATTTGACATATTCAAATAACACAATATAGTTTTTAGGTTTATATAGCATGTCTAGTTAAAAATACAATGCAAAAtgcaaagaaataaattaaaacacaaaagtatTATCCTGTTGTTGAGTCTTgctctaaatcctaaaattatcCAATATTGACATTGTTAACATAAAAGAATTATTACAATAGAACATTTGGATCAAAATTTGGGTAATAATATTTGAATGAAAAAACAAACAAATGAAATGAGTATAATAATTAGtaagtaaaaataagaaaaaattttaaaaattaaaaaatatgaaaaaatacgGTCAAATTTTGAAACTATGGGACAAATTTAAAAATTGCTGTACTTTACAAACTAACCCTTCAGTTTAAATTTTAGATTcatctgaaaataaaaaaatatacatttattATCTAGCAGTAAAAAATAATGTGGGAGCTATTAGAGGGGTTAACAATAATTGGAGGTTCAAAAGCAACATTAAAGACACACGTTGAGCAGTAGGTATGGTTTGGGAATAAGAATACAAAATTCTTTCCTATTCAAACTCTTGTGTGAAGGAAgtataataagattcatggcctttttTTCAAGGATGGAGTGCGGGAACATGATCCAGAGATTCTGAGTCgagaagcagagtctttctacAAAAGCTTATTCTATTGTTTGGAtaatgttgatttgggttgcgttggtgatgtgcctcttccttctctgaatAAGGAAGCTTGCAATGATCTTACGAcaccagttactatggaggaagtcagaacagctgtttttcacatgaactcttttaaagctccgggtcctaatgggtttcaagctttcttcttcaaggaatattgagagatcattggtcttgatgtttggaagatggttaagcaggcattctccggtattactcttgatccgagaatgATGGAGAATTTACTGGTTCttattccaaaggttgaatcaccggtatctatgaaagatttcaggccgattagtctctAGAATGTAGTTTACAAAATCATCACGAAGATCCTTGTTAATAGGCTCTGTCCTCATCTTGTggagattgttggcccgcttcaaggaggatttattttgagacgaggaactcctgacaacatcattattgctcaagaagtcctctactttatgaagaagactaaatcaaagaaaggcacactggcctttaagattgatttggagaaagcttatgacagatTTGACTAGAAGTTTTTAGCCCATACCCTTAAGAGCTTTAGTTTTTTCAGCCctacaattaatttgattatgaattgtgtcactgcttcctccttatctattctttggaatggaaatcgtctgaatggctttactcTTAGCCggggtcttagacaaggagaccctatgtcaccctatctttttgtgttaTGTATGGAGAgattggcatgctttattagtcatcaggttgatttgaGTTTGTGGAAAACCGTTGTTGTTTCTAGAGGGGGGACCAAGAATATCTCAtttaatgtttgcggatgacttgcttctattctgtaaagctacaaagagacaagtgaaaatgtgatgttggttttagagactttttgcaaagcatctgggatgaagattaatgtggagaagtctaaagcgttttgctccaagaatgtctttgcaacaaggaaagaggttttcactggggtatcctctatcagatttgtccaaGATTTGGGtaagtatcttggagttacctTTAACCATTCTAGAGTGACCCCTTTAGCTTTCAATAGTGTCCTAGATAAGATTCGGGGTAGACTAGCAAGCTAGAAAGGGAGTTTACTCAACTGGgctggtagactctgcttggttaattTTGTTGTAGCcgctattcccacgtaccagatgcatgtctctatttttttcaaaggaatcattagtaaattggagtctatgatgaggaattttttTTAGAATGGACAAGTTGATGGCAGAGAATTGAATCTTATTAGTTGGAAGGTACTgattactccaaaaaaatatggaggtttggggattagagatccttattgtgtgaATATTGCTTTTCTTGagaagctagtttggacttttttccagcagccaaacaagtTATGGAtccaattgttggatgccaaatatcgatcatctctatatgacaGTTTTAGTTGTCTTAAGAACAAGGGCTCTCTCATTTGGAGgagtctttgcaaggcttgggaagtgttgaaggatgtgtttgcttggtgtattggggATTTGAActagaatttttggttttctagttgGAGGAGAGAAGGACGATTATCTAAtaagatggattatgttcacatttctaatTTGAATCTTCGGATACaagatatttggtcggttggtaggtggcatttggatactctttgtTCTCGTTTATCTCAAAATATGAAAGGTAATATTCTTTCTTACAATTCAAATGTGCAAGCAGGTCtagaagtgggttggtattggttTGGGTCTACTGCCAAAATCTATGACTCACTCAAttgttacttgtggttgtgtaagcagctgtttggttaGGAGGAacgggagaattggctttggctttggcgccaGTTTGTTCCAGAAAAGCACAAATTTTTTGCTTGTTACgttgtcttaaggaggctctttctactgcaagttttcgcttcaGAAGAGGGATGTTGTCATGGAATAGGTGCCCAAGATGTCTTTTtagccaggaatcggttttacattgtatttgggattgtccaaaagctcagcttgtaaggcataggttggatatttcttgccatcctttggatttgaagaactgatTCTTGTATCATAGCCGAGAGAGAGAATCCATTCaggttcttttcgggactttagTGGATATAGCGagtaaggaataatgacatctttaatcctcatgaaacttggccttcaaaaaaa
This region of Arachis hypogaea cultivar Tifrunner chromosome 8, arahy.Tifrunner.gnm2.J5K5, whole genome shotgun sequence genomic DNA includes:
- the LOC114924363 gene encoding large ribosomal subunit protein eL21z/eL21y-like; the encoded protein is MPHKFYHGRTGRVWNITKCAIGVEVNKQVGNRIIRKRIHVRVEHVMPSRCTEEFRLKKINNDKLKTEAKANGQQISTKRQPEGPKPGFMVEAATLETVTPIPYDVVNDLKGGY